The following are from one region of the Mytilus trossulus isolate FHL-02 unplaced genomic scaffold, PNRI_Mtr1.1.1.hap1 h1tg000234l__unscaffolded, whole genome shotgun sequence genome:
- the LOC134701295 gene encoding uncharacterized protein LOC134701295, with protein MSSVLALMVITVYIEMVPGIQYNILTVGVQRGEQAVLKCPHCGSRRTWLGPDVNNSANGTTLIYFSNYIKNPLLNQSNKYFVQADEGNYDLNILNFQKEDTGVYLCRFLNKGTFNENKYNVLLLEYLSSTTMIYIEGRNTAPDNTSDWATDSILLKEDNRCICNWSVNNDFWKVSGSFVGGIIVCLICSNVYCYMKHKKASKDILDVPLDVQYDEISTSNYNIGNIETGRDDTRDRMTVMHLSGINIDTLFNKSPTLSYSSTIDSLSRKTEGSENTYESINLDQNHEFKM; from the exons ATGTCATCAGTTTTAGCTTTGATGGTGATAACAGTTTATATAGAAATGGTTCCAG gAATTCAGTATAATATACTCACAGTAGGAGTTCAAAGAGGTGAACAAGCTGTATTGAAATGTCCACACTGCGGATCTAGAAGGACTTGGTTAGGACCGGATGTCAACAATTCAGCTAACGGAACAAcgttgatttatttttcaaattatatcaaaaaccCGCTACTGAACCAATCCAACAAGTATTTTGTGCAGGCAGATGAAGGAAACTATGacttgaatattttaaatttccaaaaagAAGACACTGGTGTTTATCTATGCAGATTTCTTAATAAAGGgacatttaatgaaaataagtatAACGTTTTATTACTGG AGTATTTATCAAGTACAACAATGATCTACATCGAAGGAAGAAATACTGCTCCAGATAATACTTCAGATTGGGCAACAGACTCAATATTATTGAAAGAAG ATAATCGTTGTATATGTAATTGGTCAGTGAATAATGACTTTTGGAAGGTATCAGGCAGTTTCGTTGGAGGAAttattgtatgtttaatatgttcAAATGTATATTGCTACATGAAACACAAGAAAGCATCGAAGGATATATTGGATGTTCCTCTAGATGTTCAGTATGATGAAATAAGCACCAGTAACTATAATATCGGTAATATTGAAACAGGGCGTGACGATACAAGAGATCGTATGACAGTAATGCATTTGTCTGGGATCAACATTGATACACTTTTTAATAAATCACCAACTTTAAGCTACAGTTCTACCATTGATTCCTTATCAAGGAAAACAGAAGGATCTGAAAACACATACGAATCAATAAATCTCGATCAAAATCATGAATTCAAAATGTGA
- the LOC134701321 gene encoding uncharacterized protein LOC134701321 → MITVSILLAITVHLQIVSGVLNDIVPIRAHRGEKVVLKCSSSGTEKTWFGPDLNDSAHERTLMYFSNHLKNPKLNLSNYFVQANEGNYDLTIFNFQKGGIGLYRCKFLNNRTFDETKYNVSLLDDVVETSKDYEDRKNLENTPGIQVNVKETSSQLSPRLSKPDSTLTIIFIVVFLLVISLKILGVTAQRKWGYLGKRMNSVVVSFRKDAERITLADDITEQPGLIDESVEPTDGLNYVEVLTEPLASRQTRIRGIENKIMYSEIDHSLKA, encoded by the exons ATGATAACAGTGTCAATTTTGCTGGCCATTACAGTTCATTTACAAATAGTTTCAg GAGTTTTAAATGATATAGTACCAATCAGGGCTCATAGAGGAGAAAAGGTGGTTTTGAAATGTTCCAGTTCCGGAACTGAAAAGACTTGGTTCGGACCAGATCTCAACGATTCTGCTCATGAAAGAACATTGATGTATTTTTCGAATCATCTTAAAAACCCGAAACTGAATCTATCCAATTACTTCGTTCAGGCAAATGAAGGAAACTATGACTTAACTATTTTCAATTTCCAAAAGGGAGGTATAGGTCTTTATCGATGCAAATTTCTAAATAACAGAACGTTTGACGAAACTAAGTATAATGTTTCCTTATTAG ACGACGTCGTTGAAACATCCAAGGACTATGAAGACAGAAAGAATTTAGAAAACACACCAGGCATTCAAGTAAATGTCAAGGAAACCAGTTCTCAGT TAAGTCCTAGACTTTCAAAACCTGATTCGACATTAACGATAATATTTATCGTTGTATTTCTGCTCGTGATATCCCTGAAAATTCTCGGAGTTACTGCTCAAAGAAAGTGGGGATATTTAG GAAAAAGAATGAATTCCGTCGTTGTGTCATTCAGAAAGGATGCAGAAAG gatTACGTTAGCTGACGATATTACAG aaCAGCCTGGTCTTATTGATGAGTCAGTGGAGCCTACA GATGGGTTGAATTATGTGGAGGTTTTGACAGAGCCACTAGCATCAAGACAAACTAGAATTCGAggaatagaaaacaaaataatgtattcAGAAATTGATCATTCATTAAAGGCATAA